In Cyprinus carpio isolate SPL01 chromosome A1, ASM1834038v1, whole genome shotgun sequence, the following proteins share a genomic window:
- the LOC122139250 gene encoding acyl carrier protein, mitochondrial-like, which translates to MRSDSLVHCGSGLRNMAARIIARCVRSLNHRSVYFNRINTAATLTAAPLTHGRTFSYLTNGHKSPLAQISSSSFQVLQWRQYGDLPPLTLETIHDRVLYVLKLYDKISPEKLQATSHFMKDLGLDSLDQVEIIMAMEDEFGFEIPDAEAEKLMTPQEIVQYIADKKDVYE; encoded by the exons ATGCGCAGTGACAGTCTCGTGCATTGTGGGAGCGGATTGAGAAACATGGCGGCGCGCATCATTGCCCGGTGTGTCCGATCACTTAACCACCGTTCTGTATATTTCAATCGTATCAATACTGCCGCGACATTAACAGCAGCTCCGCTCACCCATGGCCGAACATTTTCATATCTGACTAATGGACACAAATCTCCGCTGGCGCAG aTCTCCAGCAGCTCATTTCAGGTCTTGCAATGGAGGCAGTATGGTGACTTGCCCCCATTAACCCTAGAGACCATCCATGACCGTGTCCTCTACGTCCTGAAGCTCTATGACAAGATCAGCCCTGAGAAG CTTCAGGCTACATCTCACTTCATGAAGGATTTGGGATTGGACAGTTTAGACCAGGTGGAGATCATCATGGCCATGGAAGATGAATTTG GTTTTGAAATCCCTGATGCTGAAGCAGAGAAGTTGATGACACCACAAGAGATTGTTCAGTACATTGCAGACAAGAAGGATGTTTATGAATGA